A single region of the Erythrobacter sp. genome encodes:
- a CDS encoding sodium-dependent transporter, which yields MVASTGSTTREGWSSRSAFILAAIGAAVGLGNVWRFPTLAGENGGGAFVLFYVACVFLLGLPLVLAEIFIGRTGQDDAVGSIRKVAQRSGSPGSWSGFGVIGVIAAFLILSFYSVVAGWVLYYVGVMGADFFGALFSGNPLQGALAGESREMIQGRMGDLFADPMLLLAMHLVFMGVTLFIVARGIGSGIEAAATILMPMFFVLLVGITVYGAFVGEIGGAMAFLFTPDFAKLTPQAMNEALGQALFSLSLGVAGLITYGSYIKGSAPLGPTALTIAIADTSVALIAGLMIFPIVLAVGLDPAAGPTLVFQTLPFAFQTMPAGALIGLLFFVLILVAAITSSISLLEVPVAWGIGEMGWSRRTSSLVFGGGAFLIGVACLLGYNVWADVRPLGFWPLFADTDILDTIDGFTGKVMLPVVAFFTAVFVGWKADKRLVQEMTGMTGFWLSVWRFLIAWICPLAVGVILVTGLFPQVLG from the coding sequence ATGGTAGCATCCACCGGTTCGACGACCCGCGAGGGCTGGTCCTCGCGCAGCGCATTCATTCTCGCCGCGATCGGGGCGGCAGTGGGGCTGGGCAATGTCTGGCGCTTTCCGACGCTTGCGGGGGAGAACGGAGGCGGGGCCTTCGTTCTGTTCTATGTCGCCTGCGTGTTCCTGCTGGGCCTGCCGCTGGTGCTGGCGGAGATCTTCATCGGGCGCACCGGGCAGGACGACGCGGTCGGCTCGATCCGCAAGGTGGCCCAGCGTTCGGGCTCACCGGGCAGCTGGTCGGGCTTCGGCGTGATCGGCGTGATCGCGGCCTTCCTCATCCTGTCCTTCTACTCGGTCGTGGCCGGCTGGGTGCTCTACTATGTCGGCGTGATGGGCGCGGATTTCTTCGGCGCGCTCTTTTCGGGCAATCCCCTGCAGGGCGCGCTCGCGGGGGAAAGCCGCGAGATGATCCAGGGTCGCATGGGCGACCTTTTCGCGGACCCGATGCTGCTTCTCGCCATGCATCTCGTCTTCATGGGCGTGACCCTGTTCATCGTCGCGCGCGGGATCGGCTCGGGGATCGAGGCTGCGGCGACCATCCTCATGCCGATGTTCTTCGTGCTGTTGGTGGGGATCACGGTCTATGGCGCTTTCGTCGGCGAGATCGGCGGGGCGATGGCCTTCCTGTTCACGCCCGATTTCGCCAAGCTTACGCCGCAGGCGATGAACGAGGCGCTGGGACAGGCGTTGTTCTCGCTCTCGCTGGGCGTGGCGGGTCTGATTACCTACGGCTCCTACATCAAGGGGTCTGCGCCGCTCGGCCCGACCGCGCTCACCATCGCCATCGCCGATACCAGCGTGGCGCTGATCGCGGGGCTGATGATCTTTCCGATCGTGCTGGCGGTGGGCCTCGACCCGGCGGCCGGGCCGACGCTGGTGTTCCAGACGCTGCCCTTCGCCTTCCAGACCATGCCTGCGGGCGCGCTGATCGGCCTCCTCTTCTTCGTCCTGATCCTCGTCGCAGCGATCACCAGTTCGATCTCCCTGCTCGAAGTGCCCGTCGCCTGGGGCATCGGCGAGATGGGCTGGAGCCGGCGCACGTCCTCGCTCGTCTTCGGGGGAGGGGCGTTCCTGATCGGGGTCGCGTGCCTGCTGGGCTACAACGTCTGGGCCGACGTGCGCCCGCTCGGTTTCTGGCCGCTGTTCGCGGATACCGACATCCTCGACACCATCGACGGCTTCACCGGCAAGGTCATGTTGCCTGTCGTCGCCTTCTTCACCGCAGTCTTCGTGGGGTGGAAGGCCGACAAGCGGCTGGTCCAGGAGATGACCGGGATGACGGGCTTCTGGCTGTCGGTCTGGCGCTTCCTGATTGCGTGGATCTGCCCGCTGGCGGTCGGTGTGATCCTTGTGACCGGACTGTTTCCTCAGGTCCTGGGTTGA
- the panB gene encoding 3-methyl-2-oxobutanoate hydroxymethyltransferase translates to MSTTFQLDTSTSRANPTPQPMKRLTVPRIRARKVDGVTEEPLVMLTAYTARQAQLLDAHCDLLLVGDSLGQVIYGLPSTIPVTMEMMANHGAAVVRGSYHSVVVIDMPFGSYEASPEQAFESAARLLKETGGAAVKLEGGAAMAPTVEFLNARGIPVMGHVGLTPQAVNVLGGYGARGRSDAEAEKIVSDARALDEAGAFAIVVEGVVEPIAIAVTEAVSCPTIGIGASAKCDGQVLVTDDMLGMFERVPRFVKRYENIAETIEKTVATYASEVRARSFPGEEQTYQPKG, encoded by the coding sequence ATGTCCACCACCTTCCAGCTCGACACGAGCACCAGCCGGGCCAATCCCACCCCGCAGCCGATGAAGCGGCTCACCGTCCCGCGCATTCGTGCGCGCAAGGTGGACGGCGTGACCGAAGAACCGCTGGTCATGCTCACCGCCTACACCGCGCGCCAAGCGCAGCTGCTCGATGCCCATTGCGACCTTTTGCTGGTGGGAGATTCGCTCGGCCAGGTGATCTACGGCCTGCCCTCGACCATCCCGGTGACGATGGAAATGATGGCGAACCACGGCGCCGCCGTGGTGCGGGGCAGCTATCATTCGGTGGTGGTGATCGATATGCCTTTCGGCTCCTACGAGGCATCTCCCGAGCAGGCATTCGAAAGCGCCGCGCGCCTGCTCAAGGAAACCGGCGGCGCCGCGGTCAAGCTCGAGGGCGGCGCGGCGATGGCCCCGACGGTCGAATTTCTGAATGCGCGAGGGATCCCGGTGATGGGCCATGTCGGCCTCACCCCGCAGGCGGTCAACGTCCTCGGCGGCTACGGCGCGCGCGGGAGGTCCGATGCGGAAGCCGAGAAGATCGTTTCCGATGCCAGGGCGCTGGACGAGGCGGGCGCTTTCGCGATCGTCGTCGAAGGCGTGGTCGAACCGATCGCGATCGCCGTGACCGAGGCAGTCTCATGTCCCACCATCGGCATCGGCGCCTCGGCGAAATGCGACGGACAGGTGCTCGTCACCGACGATATGCTCGGGATGTTCGAGCGCGTGCCGCGCTTCGTCAAACGCTACGAGAATATCGCGGAGACGATCGAGAAAACGGTCGCCACCTATGCCAGCGAAGTGCGCGCACGCAGCTTCCCGGGCGAGGAACAGACCTACCAGCCCAAGGGTTGA
- a CDS encoding DUF475 domain-containing protein, with protein sequence MQTLLRFYTFSLFFTAACLAGAGWYGWASTGTLAGTLSILWIVFVLSILEISLSFDNAVVNATVLREMDPVWQKRFLTIGILIAVFGMRIVFPIAIVSIAANIGPWAAVQLSLGNPEEYERIVSAAHIGIAGFGGAFLAMVGLSFFFDADKEVHWIGTLERSINRFSTLPAVEIGLVLALLYGVSTLLTPEESLTFLTAGVLGLLTYIAVNAIGEWIEQREQAKKASGQIVRSGLGGFLYLEVLDASFSFDGVIGAFALSNNMIVIAIGLSVGAMFVRSITVHLVRAGTLSEYRYLEHGAFWAIIVLGAIMLLSARWHIPETITGLIGAVLIGLSLLWSIRHNRAEARAEASGAAAPAD encoded by the coding sequence ATGCAGACCCTGCTTCGCTTTTACACCTTCTCGCTGTTCTTCACCGCCGCCTGCCTTGCCGGCGCGGGCTGGTACGGCTGGGCCAGCACGGGCACGCTGGCGGGGACGCTCTCGATCCTGTGGATCGTCTTCGTACTGTCGATCCTCGAGATTTCGCTCAGCTTCGACAATGCCGTCGTCAACGCGACCGTGCTGCGCGAGATGGACCCGGTCTGGCAGAAGCGCTTCCTGACCATCGGCATCCTGATCGCCGTGTTCGGGATGCGGATCGTCTTTCCCATCGCGATCGTCTCCATCGCGGCCAATATCGGGCCGTGGGCGGCGGTGCAGCTCTCGCTCGGCAACCCGGAGGAATACGAGCGCATCGTCTCGGCCGCTCATATCGGGATCGCGGGTTTCGGCGGAGCCTTCCTGGCGATGGTGGGCCTCTCCTTCTTCTTCGATGCGGACAAGGAGGTTCACTGGATCGGCACGCTGGAACGCTCGATCAACCGGTTCTCGACCCTTCCCGCGGTCGAGATCGGGCTGGTGCTGGCTTTGCTCTATGGCGTGTCCACACTCCTGACCCCGGAGGAATCGCTGACCTTCCTCACCGCAGGCGTGCTGGGCCTGCTCACCTACATCGCGGTCAATGCTATCGGCGAATGGATCGAGCAGCGCGAGCAGGCGAAGAAGGCGAGCGGTCAGATCGTGCGCTCGGGGCTTGGCGGGTTCCTCTATCTCGAAGTGCTCGATGCGAGCTTCAGCTTCGACGGGGTGATCGGCGCCTTCGCCTTGTCGAACAACATGATCGTGATCGCCATCGGGCTTTCGGTCGGCGCGATGTTCGTGCGTTCGATAACGGTCCACCTCGTGCGCGCGGGGACCTTGTCGGAGTATCGCTATCTCGAACATGGCGCGTTCTGGGCGATCATCGTGCTGGGCGCGATCATGCTGCTCTCGGCGCGCTGGCACATCCCGGAAACCATCACCGGGCTGATCGGCGCGGTGCTGATCGGGCTGTCGCTGCTCTGGTCGATCCGCCACAACCGCGCCGAAGCGCGGGCCGAGGCTAGCGGGGCCGCAGCGCCAGCCGACTAG
- a CDS encoding bile acid:sodium symporter family protein, with translation MPARPAILSDPMIAVLVAATALALLLPATGEARGMAQMVSNGAIFVLFLVNGMRIARGEIARGLVNWRYFGPLLLWIFGVMALGGLAAMQLAQQVLPPLVALGFLYFGCLPSTVQSATSYTSLAGGNVALSVVGAALVNIVGVFVTAPLFAALGGGAAADIGYETIVRIGLILVLPFVIGQALQGWTREWVMERKARIAWLDRGVIGIAVYVAFSGAVEQGLAGLFGAGEWAALLGLVVGFLALAIAGAWIAGGVLGLSRADRIAFLFAGSQKSVAIGAPMAAILFAPEMAGFVIAPLLLYHLLQLVVAAPLASRLALRPR, from the coding sequence ATGCCCGCGCGCCCTGCCATCCTTTCCGACCCGATGATCGCGGTCCTTGTGGCCGCGACCGCGCTTGCACTGCTTCTTCCCGCGACCGGGGAGGCGCGGGGAATGGCGCAGATGGTGTCGAACGGGGCGATCTTCGTGCTCTTCCTCGTCAACGGGATGCGCATCGCGCGCGGCGAGATTGCGCGCGGACTGGTCAACTGGCGCTATTTCGGGCCTCTCCTGCTGTGGATTTTCGGGGTCATGGCGCTGGGCGGGCTTGCGGCGATGCAGCTTGCCCAGCAGGTCCTGCCTCCGCTTGTCGCGCTCGGTTTCCTGTATTTCGGATGCCTGCCCTCGACCGTGCAATCGGCGACGAGCTACACCAGCCTTGCAGGCGGCAATGTCGCGCTGTCGGTGGTGGGCGCGGCGCTGGTCAATATCGTCGGGGTCTTCGTGACCGCGCCGCTCTTCGCCGCTCTCGGTGGAGGCGCAGCGGCGGACATCGGTTACGAGACGATTGTGCGGATCGGCCTGATCCTCGTCTTGCCCTTTGTCATCGGGCAGGCGCTGCAGGGCTGGACGCGCGAATGGGTGATGGAGCGCAAGGCGCGGATCGCCTGGCTCGACCGAGGGGTGATCGGAATTGCGGTCTATGTCGCCTTTTCGGGCGCGGTGGAGCAGGGGCTGGCGGGACTGTTCGGTGCGGGCGAATGGGCGGCGCTGCTGGGGCTGGTGGTCGGTTTCCTCGCGCTTGCGATTGCAGGTGCGTGGATCGCCGGGGGCGTGCTTGGCCTGTCGCGCGCGGACCGGATCGCGTTCCTGTTCGCCGGTTCGCAGAAAAGCGTCGCCATCGGCGCGCCCATGGCCGCGATCCTGTTCGCGCCGGAAATGGCGGGCTTCGTGATCGCGCCGCTGCTGCTCTACCACTTGTTGCAGCTGGTGGTCGCCGCGCCGCTCGCTAGTCGGCTGGCGCTGCGGCCCCGCTAG
- the prsR gene encoding PEP-CTERM-box response regulator transcription factor produces MADKKPNLLVIEDDEGLQAQLKWAYEDFNVVIAGDRDSAIAALRAETPAVVTLDLGLPPDPDGTSEGFAVLDAIMALKPDTKVIVASGHGARESALQAIDRGAYDFYQKPVDIEQLGLIVRRAFNLHQIEAENRRLVASSGEEKTVLGRLITGAPEMVKVARTIERVARTSVSVMLLGASGTGKELLAKGLHDASDRAEGPFIAINCAAIPENLLESELFGHEKGAFTGAVKTTEGKIESANGGTLFLDEVGDIPLPLQVKLLRFLQERTIERIGGRKAISVDTRIVCATHQNLEAMITEGTFREDLFYRLAEIVVRIPGLAERHGDAVLLAKAFLKRFAKEMNPGVTGFAPDALAAIDRHEWPGNVRELENRVKRAVIMADGKLVGAEDLDFAAAEEEEAEVLNLKAAREQSDRRVIRHALARSEGNISNTAKLLGISRPTLYDLLKQYDLSA; encoded by the coding sequence ATGGCTGACAAGAAACCCAACCTGCTGGTCATCGAAGACGACGAGGGCCTGCAGGCCCAGCTCAAGTGGGCCTATGAGGATTTCAACGTGGTGATCGCGGGCGACCGCGACAGCGCCATCGCCGCGCTGCGGGCCGAGACGCCGGCCGTCGTGACGCTCGATCTCGGCCTGCCGCCCGATCCCGATGGAACCTCCGAGGGCTTCGCCGTGCTCGATGCGATCATGGCATTGAAGCCCGACACCAAGGTGATCGTCGCAAGCGGCCACGGCGCGCGCGAAAGCGCGCTGCAGGCGATCGACCGCGGGGCCTATGATTTCTATCAGAAGCCGGTCGATATCGAGCAGCTCGGCCTGATCGTCCGGCGCGCCTTCAACCTCCACCAGATCGAGGCGGAGAACCGCCGCCTCGTCGCCAGTTCCGGCGAGGAGAAGACCGTGCTCGGCCGGCTCATCACCGGCGCGCCGGAAATGGTGAAGGTCGCCCGCACGATCGAACGGGTGGCACGCACCAGTGTTTCGGTCATGCTTCTGGGCGCGAGCGGGACGGGCAAGGAACTGCTCGCCAAGGGGCTTCACGATGCGAGCGACCGCGCCGAGGGGCCGTTCATCGCGATCAACTGCGCGGCGATCCCGGAAAACCTGCTCGAAAGCGAGCTTTTCGGTCACGAGAAGGGCGCGTTCACCGGCGCGGTCAAGACCACCGAGGGCAAGATCGAAAGTGCCAATGGCGGCACGCTCTTCCTCGACGAGGTCGGCGACATCCCGCTGCCGCTGCAGGTGAAACTCCTGCGCTTCCTGCAAGAGCGCACGATCGAGCGGATCGGCGGGAGGAAGGCGATTTCGGTCGACACGCGGATCGTGTGCGCGACTCACCAGAACCTCGAGGCGATGATTACCGAGGGCACCTTCCGCGAGGACCTGTTCTATCGTCTCGCCGAGATCGTGGTGCGCATCCCCGGCCTTGCCGAGCGGCATGGCGATGCGGTGCTTCTCGCCAAGGCGTTCCTCAAACGTTTCGCCAAGGAGATGAACCCCGGCGTCACCGGCTTTGCGCCCGACGCGCTCGCCGCGATCGACCGCCACGAATGGCCGGGCAATGTGCGCGAACTTGAAAACCGGGTGAAGCGCGCGGTCATCATGGCCGACGGCAAGCTGGTGGGCGCCGAGGATCTCGATTTCGCCGCTGCCGAGGAGGAGGAGGCCGAAGTGCTCAACCTCAAGGCCGCGCGCGAACAGTCAGACCGGCGGGTGATCCGCCACGCGCTCGCCCGCAGTGAGGGCAATATCTCGAATACGGCCAAGCTGCTCGGGATCAGCCGACCGACGCTTTATGACCTGCTCAAGCAATATGATCTTTCGGCCTGA
- the prsK gene encoding XrtA/PEP-CTERM system histidine kinase PrsK translates to MVGASGIAPFIAPFCMVTGAVLAFGALVWIARFGDRARPDREAAMAASGLTGLWCVLGAALGPDAPVTELIATARNLAFIAVIFRLFSADGRDESLKPIRPVLLALVLVELLQPVILALEFRVEATRQLEAVIFEVSAILSLLVAIGALMLLHNLYAGAAAASRVVLRWSGIALAGIFAYDLNLFTIAYLGGESPDLLVALRGAFAGAMMGVLAVGANARGASLQLSPSRAVTFQTLSLLLIGSYLLVMVLVTRSLALVGGDMARTGQVAFLVLAIVAAVIWLPSERVRAWIRVMAAKHLFQHRYDYRAEWLRFTRTIGCGSGGSTSFHTRAVKAIADITDSPAGLLLVPNEEAQLELTARWNWPTIEVPAIAGEYGLSGLLEQHHHILDLGEVRAGIDHHGELAQVPAWLREAEDAWALVPLIHFERLVGAIVLGRPRTMRQLDWEDFDLLRVAGQQLASYLAEQAGQQALMDASRFDEFNRRMAFVMHDIKNLASQMSLLAANAEKHADNPAFRADMLVTLRKSSEKLTALLARLGRYGAGQAQEMRPIDLAAVAKGVAERFAGVHPVVLTREEPVEIVGDREQLEQALIHLVQNAVDVSEKRASVHLDVVRDGVMGRIDVVDSGTGMSPEFVRNSLFKPFVSSKQGGFGIGAFEAREMIRAMGGRLTVESREGIGSRFSVTLPVPEAARLGDAGGPDPAPQNEVA, encoded by the coding sequence ATGGTCGGCGCGTCGGGCATCGCTCCCTTCATCGCACCCTTCTGCATGGTTACGGGGGCGGTGCTGGCCTTTGGCGCCTTGGTGTGGATCGCGCGCTTCGGCGACCGTGCCCGGCCCGACCGCGAGGCGGCGATGGCGGCGAGCGGGCTGACCGGGCTGTGGTGCGTGCTCGGCGCGGCGCTCGGGCCGGATGCGCCCGTGACCGAACTCATCGCGACCGCGCGCAATCTCGCCTTCATCGCGGTCATATTCCGCCTGTTCTCCGCCGACGGGCGCGATGAAAGCCTGAAGCCGATCCGCCCGGTCCTTCTCGCGCTGGTCCTTGTCGAACTGCTCCAGCCGGTCATCCTGGCGCTTGAATTTCGGGTCGAAGCGACACGGCAGCTCGAGGCGGTGATCTTCGAGGTTTCCGCGATCCTTTCGCTGCTGGTCGCGATCGGGGCGCTGATGCTGCTGCACAACCTCTATGCCGGGGCTGCGGCCGCCTCGCGCGTGGTGCTGCGCTGGAGCGGAATCGCGCTTGCCGGCATTTTCGCCTACGATCTCAACCTCTTCACCATCGCCTATCTCGGCGGCGAGAGCCCGGACCTGCTGGTCGCCTTGCGCGGGGCGTTCGCCGGCGCGATGATGGGCGTGCTCGCGGTCGGGGCCAATGCGCGCGGGGCGAGCCTGCAGCTGAGCCCGTCGCGCGCGGTCACGTTCCAGACGCTCTCGCTCCTGCTGATCGGCAGCTACCTGCTCGTCATGGTGCTGGTGACGCGCTCGCTGGCGCTGGTCGGCGGGGACATGGCCCGCACCGGACAGGTCGCCTTCCTCGTCCTCGCCATCGTCGCCGCGGTGATCTGGCTGCCCTCGGAACGCGTGCGCGCGTGGATAAGGGTAATGGCGGCCAAGCACCTGTTCCAGCATCGCTACGATTACCGCGCCGAATGGCTCCGCTTCACCCGCACCATCGGGTGCGGCTCGGGCGGTTCGACGAGTTTCCACACTCGCGCGGTCAAGGCGATCGCCGACATCACCGACAGCCCGGCGGGCCTTCTGCTCGTGCCAAACGAGGAGGCGCAGCTCGAACTCACCGCGCGCTGGAACTGGCCGACCATCGAAGTCCCGGCGATTGCCGGCGAATACGGTCTTTCGGGCCTGCTCGAGCAGCACCACCATATCCTCGATCTCGGCGAAGTGCGCGCAGGGATCGACCATCACGGCGAACTCGCCCAAGTGCCCGCCTGGCTGCGGGAGGCGGAGGATGCCTGGGCGCTCGTCCCGCTCATCCATTTCGAGCGGCTCGTCGGGGCGATAGTCCTTGGCCGGCCGCGGACCATGCGCCAGCTCGACTGGGAGGATTTCGACCTTCTGCGCGTCGCGGGCCAGCAGCTCGCCAGCTATCTCGCCGAACAGGCCGGGCAGCAGGCGCTGATGGACGCGAGCCGCTTCGACGAATTCAATCGGCGCATGGCTTTCGTGATGCACGACATCAAGAATCTCGCCAGTCAGATGTCGCTGCTTGCCGCGAATGCCGAAAAGCACGCCGACAATCCCGCTTTCCGTGCGGATATGCTTGTCACCCTGCGCAAGTCTTCGGAAAAGCTCACCGCGCTGCTTGCGCGGCTCGGACGCTACGGGGCGGGGCAGGCGCAGGAGATGCGCCCGATCGATCTTGCGGCTGTGGCAAAGGGCGTGGCCGAACGCTTTGCCGGGGTGCACCCGGTGGTGCTCACCCGCGAGGAGCCGGTCGAGATCGTGGGCGACCGTGAGCAGCTCGAACAGGCGCTGATCCATCTTGTCCAGAACGCGGTCGATGTCAGCGAAAAGCGCGCGTCGGTGCATCTCGATGTGGTGCGCGACGGCGTCATGGGACGGATCGACGTGGTCGACAGCGGAACCGGGATGTCGCCCGAATTCGTCCGCAATTCGCTGTTCAAGCCCTTCGTCTCGTCGAAACAGGGCGGCTTCGGCATCGGCGCCTTCGAGGCGCGAGAAATGATCCGCGCGATGGGCGGGCGGCTCACGGTCGAATCGCGCGAAGGCATCGGCAGCCGCTTTTCCGTCACTCTGCCCGTGCCCGAGGCCGCGCGCCTCGGCGACGCGGGCGGTCCCGATCCAGCCCCCCAGAACGAGGTCGCATGA